A section of the Paenibacillus yonginensis genome encodes:
- a CDS encoding response regulator transcription factor, whose product MLKVLIVDDEPFNLYGLVSNIDWQEHGYETPVTSESGEEAMKLLEGTAFDVLISDVSMPGMNGIELVAGAKKLHPHLQVLMISGYNEFEFVQDAIHVGAQAYVLKPLKLEEVTGRLKTFRETLEKMRRVVEQTNELEKKVSGSMKLIKERFVLDLITQGAQETVFSWEGLLDVPELTEGFQLIVFSLDSFLSSGKTAKDRMLIAASFKQTVEISLNDVEAIYLAHVTSDEYVALHLNPTLQDRVHVEKQLPFIQNLMDEQYGASVTVGCSRTGSSWEEVDLCYREIKFAMAEARLIADGQIVRYEDGNPREFKDYRLREELMPNLLKLMEQGEAAAVAAYLNRVLDVLLLQEAASFSYVQAFGMSFLSELIRKLKRPEEPSGETNMVMWRRMLDCGSAEQIIGLIIEYVDGYMQVEKKRHHQQHNLIRRIAAFIEERLQENWTVKQLAEQFSLNASYLSVLFKREMGKTLSEFIQETRIQRARKLLQDPNIKVYEVAEQVGLQTTAYFTYLFKKTVGCTPQEYRDYHYDANED is encoded by the coding sequence ATGCTGAAAGTGCTTATCGTCGATGATGAACCTTTTAATCTGTACGGGCTGGTCAGCAATATTGATTGGCAGGAACACGGCTATGAGACTCCCGTCACCAGTGAATCGGGGGAAGAGGCGATGAAACTGCTGGAAGGGACGGCCTTTGATGTGCTGATCTCCGACGTTTCCATGCCAGGCATGAACGGCATTGAGCTTGTGGCCGGAGCCAAAAAGCTGCATCCGCATCTTCAGGTGCTGATGATCAGCGGCTACAACGAATTCGAATTTGTCCAAGATGCCATTCATGTCGGCGCCCAGGCTTACGTGCTGAAGCCGCTGAAGCTGGAGGAAGTAACCGGCAGGCTGAAGACTTTCCGGGAGACGCTGGAGAAGATGCGCCGGGTGGTCGAACAGACGAATGAACTTGAAAAAAAAGTGTCGGGCAGCATGAAGCTGATCAAGGAACGTTTCGTGCTGGACCTCATCACGCAGGGCGCGCAGGAAACTGTCTTCTCCTGGGAAGGCCTGCTCGACGTTCCCGAGCTTACGGAAGGGTTCCAATTGATCGTGTTTTCACTCGATTCTTTCCTTTCCTCCGGAAAAACCGCCAAAGACCGGATGCTGATCGCTGCCAGCTTCAAACAAACGGTTGAGATCAGCCTGAACGATGTGGAGGCTATTTACCTTGCCCATGTCACCTCGGACGAATATGTGGCTCTGCACCTGAATCCGACTCTACAGGACCGGGTCCATGTGGAGAAGCAGCTGCCGTTCATTCAGAACCTGATGGATGAGCAGTACGGCGCTTCCGTTACCGTAGGGTGCAGCCGGACGGGAAGCTCTTGGGAGGAAGTGGATTTATGCTACAGGGAGATCAAATTTGCGATGGCCGAAGCGCGTCTGATCGCGGACGGCCAGATCGTCCGGTACGAGGACGGCAACCCCAGAGAATTCAAAGACTACAGGCTGCGCGAGGAATTAATGCCGAACCTGCTGAAATTGATGGAACAGGGAGAAGCCGCCGCCGTCGCTGCCTATTTGAATCGGGTGCTGGATGTCCTGCTGCTGCAGGAAGCGGCATCGTTTTCTTACGTGCAGGCTTTTGGCATGAGCTTTCTCAGCGAACTGATCCGGAAGCTGAAACGGCCGGAGGAACCGAGCGGGGAAACCAATATGGTCATGTGGAGAAGGATGCTCGACTGCGGCAGCGCCGAGCAGATTATCGGTTTAATCATCGAATACGTGGATGGCTACATGCAGGTGGAGAAGAAGCGGCACCACCAGCAGCACAATCTCATCCGCCGGATTGCGGCCTTCATTGAAGAACGGCTGCAGGAGAACTGGACAGTTAAGCAGCTTGCAGAGCAGTTCAGCCTGAATGCCAGCTATTTGAGCGTTTTATTCAAACGCGAGATGGGCAAAACGCTCTCCGAATTTATACAGGAAACCCGGATTCAGCGGGCTCGCAAGCTGCTTCAGGACCCGAATATTAAAGTGTACGAGGTGGCTGAGCAGGTCGGCCTGCAGACGACGGCTTATTTTACTTATCTGTTCAAGAAAACGGTCGGCTGTACCCCTCAGGAATACCGGGACTATCATTACGATGCAAATGAAGATTGA
- a CDS encoding sensor histidine kinase produces the protein MAALRLWLEKMILKLMHRMNLQSKILAMYVLILLLPTLLLGGGAVYLVIRSFTQNYLVTADEMVRQTAQIVDFSKQSYDLLAVRTATDGELISRLGREYTDMPEIVDTVNYVDRTFLITSKYLPGIADFRIYHNNDTLVQDGQLLWRPEDRMLAGMNESSWYEEGTKASAPIRWSNAPANLKQNVITRKIIGPGGNLLGLVYILLNYDAVFGELLDRPFKGTGSLYIVDDSDHILAASDPQSIGLRIQLKDWPGSEEGGQGQQSGQGGEILDLSHSKDLQIVKPLSSGWHVVALIHMKYMDGQSRTILLLIVGITVLFLLLSISLMMTIVNNIVRRIRKLGTRMSDVSRGEFQVKIRHQDKDELGDLESVFNSMSERLGKLVEDIRQAGLAEKEQAFRALQAQINPHFIYNSLGLLRWRALDVKDQEQIRIIDALTTFYRLTLNNRISLISIRDELEHVRAYLDICQFRYPNRVRLEWDIDESALDCYTVKTVLQPIVENCYQHGAIIRRPDAVIRISVLRQGERILMSVCDNGQGIPEATLQALRRGERAGKGNGFGTGNIRERLGLYFGSGASLEIDSEEGSWTQVTLVFPASVSPPTSKGVM, from the coding sequence ATGGCGGCCTTGAGATTGTGGCTGGAGAAAATGATCTTAAAACTGATGCACCGGATGAACCTGCAGAGCAAAATTCTGGCCATGTATGTCCTTATTTTGCTCCTGCCTACCCTGCTGCTCGGCGGCGGAGCCGTTTATCTTGTCATTCGCAGCTTTACGCAGAATTATCTGGTGACGGCCGACGAAATGGTGCGGCAGACGGCGCAGATCGTTGATTTCAGCAAACAAAGCTATGATCTGCTGGCGGTAAGAACGGCGACGGACGGTGAATTAATCTCAAGGCTTGGCCGTGAATATACGGACATGCCCGAAATTGTAGATACGGTGAATTATGTCGACCGGACGTTTCTCATTACGAGCAAATATTTGCCCGGCATTGCCGACTTCCGGATCTATCACAACAATGACACCCTGGTTCAGGACGGCCAGCTGCTATGGCGGCCCGAAGACCGGATGCTTGCAGGCATGAACGAAAGCTCCTGGTATGAAGAGGGGACGAAGGCATCCGCTCCAATCCGCTGGAGCAATGCGCCCGCCAACCTGAAGCAGAACGTTATCACGCGAAAAATCATTGGACCCGGCGGCAATCTGCTTGGCCTGGTCTATATTCTGCTCAATTACGACGCCGTGTTCGGCGAACTGCTCGACCGGCCTTTTAAGGGAACCGGCAGCTTGTACATCGTGGATGATTCCGATCATATTCTGGCTGCGTCTGACCCGCAGAGTATCGGCCTCCGCATCCAATTGAAGGACTGGCCGGGTTCCGAAGAAGGAGGGCAAGGCCAGCAAAGCGGGCAGGGCGGGGAGATACTCGACCTGAGCCACAGCAAGGATCTGCAGATCGTCAAGCCGCTGTCTTCCGGCTGGCACGTCGTCGCTTTAATCCATATGAAATATATGGATGGGCAGTCCAGGACCATTCTGCTGCTCATCGTGGGCATCACCGTCCTGTTCCTCCTGCTGTCCATCTCGCTTATGATGACGATCGTAAATAATATTGTCCGGCGCATCCGCAAGCTCGGCACGCGGATGAGCGATGTCTCCCGCGGAGAATTCCAGGTGAAGATCCGCCATCAGGACAAAGATGAGCTTGGCGATCTCGAAAGCGTCTTCAATTCTATGTCCGAACGGCTCGGCAAGCTGGTAGAGGACATCCGGCAGGCGGGACTGGCCGAGAAGGAGCAGGCCTTCAGGGCGCTTCAGGCCCAGATTAATCCGCATTTTATCTATAATTCCCTCGGCCTGCTGCGCTGGCGTGCACTGGACGTGAAGGACCAAGAGCAGATCCGGATCATCGATGCCCTGACGACGTTCTACCGGCTTACCCTGAACAACCGGATCAGTTTAATCAGCATCCGCGACGAGCTTGAGCATGTCAGGGCGTATCTGGATATCTGCCAGTTCCGTTACCCGAACCGCGTGCGGCTCGAATGGGACATCGACGAATCCGCGCTGGACTGCTACACGGTGAAGACGGTGCTTCAGCCGATCGTCGAAAATTGCTACCAGCATGGCGCTATTATCCGGAGGCCCGATGCGGTCATCCGAATCTCCGTCCTCAGGCAGGGGGAGCGGATCCTTATGTCGGTTTGCGACAACGGCCAGGGGATTCCCGAGGCGACGCTGCAGGCGCTCCGCCGGGGGGAACGCGCCGGCAAAGGCAACGGCTTCGGAACAGGCAATATCCGGGAGAGACTGGGACTCTATTTCGGCAGCGGAGCCTCGTTAGAGATTGATAGCGAAGAGGGAAGCTGGACGCAGGTAACGCTCGTATTCCCGGCATCCGTTTCTCCGCCGACAAGCAAGGGGGTTATGTAA
- a CDS encoding carbohydrate ABC transporter permease, with protein MKLSASERTGQILIIVLLSLLCVSVLYPFLYMLAISLNVGSDAANGGVYLWPRKFTLYNFEVVLGNAVIQHAYLITILRTMIGTIAGLLVTLLAAFGLSYRGLPLRGTLLGYVLITMLFSGGLIPFYIQLYNLSLVNTFWVYVIPSAFSAWNMFVMLKFLQGIPDALIESAELDGAGPLRVLVSVVVPLSQPMLAALGLFVAVMHWNDWFAGAFFVSDQNLIPVQTFLQHLLSAQDISTVLGSNNNIESLARGSMLENITLMSIKMATVMISAIPILCVYPFLQRYFVKGVLIGSVKG; from the coding sequence ATGAAACTATCCGCTAGTGAACGCACCGGCCAGATCCTGATCATAGTTCTCCTCAGCTTGCTGTGCGTATCGGTGCTGTATCCCTTTCTCTACATGCTTGCGATCTCCCTGAACGTGGGGAGCGACGCGGCTAACGGCGGTGTGTATTTATGGCCGCGCAAGTTTACGTTATACAACTTCGAGGTCGTGCTCGGCAATGCGGTGATCCAGCATGCCTATCTCATTACGATTCTGCGTACGATGATCGGCACGATTGCCGGGCTGCTTGTTACCTTGCTCGCCGCATTTGGACTTTCGTACCGCGGACTGCCGCTGCGGGGAACGCTGCTGGGCTACGTGCTCATTACGATGCTGTTCAGCGGGGGGCTTATTCCTTTCTACATTCAGTTATATAATTTGTCGCTGGTCAACACGTTTTGGGTGTATGTCATTCCAAGCGCGTTCTCGGCCTGGAACATGTTTGTCATGCTGAAGTTTCTCCAGGGCATTCCCGATGCGCTGATTGAATCGGCTGAACTGGACGGGGCAGGTCCGCTGCGGGTGCTGGTGTCCGTTGTGGTGCCGCTCTCCCAGCCGATGCTGGCCGCACTGGGTTTGTTTGTCGCCGTCATGCATTGGAACGACTGGTTTGCCGGGGCTTTCTTTGTTTCGGACCAGAACCTTATCCCGGTCCAGACCTTCCTTCAGCATCTGTTGTCCGCACAGGACATCTCGACGGTGCTCGGCTCCAATAACAACATCGAGTCGCTGGCCAGAGGCAGCATGCTGGAGAACATCACCCTCATGTCGATCAAGATGGCGACGGTGATGATCAGCGCCATTCCGATTTTGTGCGTCTATCCTTTTTTGCAGAGATATTTTGTCAAAGGCGTGCTGATCGGTTCAGTGAAGGGGTAG
- a CDS encoding ABC transporter permease: MLAKVVKYRWQYLMIAPAVVLLFLFSYIPMAGIQVAFKDFHIGLTIWNSPWVEFENFSFLQDDQFWVVVRNTLWIALLKFVFGFPAPILLALLINEVRHSGFKRFVQSVSYLPHFFSWIVVAYILQSMLTLDGGLVNQFITNLGGQPIFFLGSTEWFRPMIVVSGLWKEVGWNTILYLAAITTIDPQLYEAARVEGAGRLAQMRHITFPGILPTVSIVLILSMPSLIAVGMDQIYPLMNPAIQPVADVLDTYILRNGLQQGYFGTATAIGLLSSAISLLLVLFTNRISRQLNGEGLW; encoded by the coding sequence ATGCTAGCAAAAGTGGTCAAATATCGGTGGCAGTATCTCATGATTGCACCGGCCGTTGTCCTTCTTTTCTTATTCAGCTACATCCCGATGGCCGGCATACAAGTAGCGTTCAAGGATTTCCACATCGGCCTTACGATCTGGAACAGCCCTTGGGTGGAGTTTGAAAATTTCTCCTTTCTGCAGGATGACCAGTTCTGGGTCGTGGTCCGAAACACGCTCTGGATCGCGCTGCTGAAGTTTGTGTTCGGCTTTCCGGCGCCGATTCTGCTGGCCCTGCTTATTAACGAAGTGCGGCACAGCGGATTTAAACGGTTTGTCCAATCCGTCAGTTATCTGCCGCATTTCTTTTCCTGGATCGTGGTAGCGTACATTCTGCAGTCGATGCTGACGCTGGACGGTGGGCTTGTGAACCAGTTCATCACGAATCTTGGCGGCCAGCCGATCTTTTTCCTCGGCTCGACGGAATGGTTCCGGCCGATGATTGTGGTCAGCGGTTTATGGAAGGAAGTCGGGTGGAACACGATTCTGTATCTGGCGGCGATCACGACCATTGACCCGCAGCTTTACGAAGCGGCGCGGGTGGAGGGCGCCGGCCGGTTGGCTCAGATGCGGCACATTACGTTCCCGGGCATCCTGCCGACGGTTTCGATCGTACTCATCCTGAGCATGCCAAGCCTGATCGCCGTCGGAATGGACCAGATTTACCCGCTGATGAACCCGGCCATCCAGCCGGTTGCGGACGTGCTGGACACGTATATTTTACGCAACGGCCTGCAGCAGGGGTACTTCGGAACGGCAACTGCAATCGGCCTGCTTTCTTCGGCGATCAGCCTGCTCCTCGTATTGTTTACGAACCGCATTTCCAGACAACTGAACGGAGAGGGGCTCTGGTAA
- a CDS encoding discoidin domain-containing protein produces the protein MNKRIRRLLLATVGAVLLTGCFMPGDRSAFAAETVPVTVTQTGDIVTADNGLLTVTYDLSDGKGDLRAGDTTIMSDFYSDYRLAGSTSRISSFDEGTRTAAWTPIGNDRYGYGGQKLTITNTLASGSTLVLNLLFYENLPYLLADMKVVSGTSQSIDLMEPIAAPNLDIGAGADKRIYTTPYTNNFDFGVAPVNDFGNSQNGYERLPGYSEEWTAFNGTSYWVASVFDNWSKHGFVAGAATTFKWKSMQHLGQAETMNGPLTRLSVYNSGGKQSGTEVSSDSFFLGYFDDYRTGLETFGKVYAAAEPTLDWLGDVPTGFNTWYAYYDYSSADSMYAMTDYFADHLKSLGYEYMNLDCCYRGVQGQDIDQSLKQFVDYVHGKGMKAGTYSAPFAIWDDLNSTVPGTSYTFRDIALKHESGQPIKSYINTYIVDATHPGGQAYLHWVIHRYHVTPGFDYAKLDFIDLGMTDGAFYDSSKNGMQAYRIGMGIIRDELESAPQPVFIDESIAPLMPSGYAHGRRSGVDTTIGLESYPGIERQALNTAASWWTNGTLYDYNDPDMLFPQNVINGFDSMTLNEAKLLATTVVMGGGHLLLGDNVPFISEDRMKMIVQNPDLLALARKGLAAKPVQMTNFYHHLEHAPAVIYLTDANGDRYVGLSNWDMNHTAEVSFSSADIGLDPDAAYTMTELYSHTKLGSLSGSYSHTLQPGESMIVKVSDEESALPQPPVNLALGKEAAASSTWSAEAGFDASKVTDGDVATRWSAEGGTADNQWIEVNFGESTELNRVVVSEYGSGSQSFQIETYALQYWDGSAYKGLKKEYTLGDNRVFDFPAVSTTKLRLYVEKARFIPSIAEIAAYNVPDNTGFVIDQDNSGAPSWTYSDIRDVVQRMQTFTLMQPELPRLDVYLYESYANKVPEDTLNVDVVELDSNGNPVKKLFSSALNPNNIPGAPAPYAVYPRLTGLDTSKQYGFILRSPGTLEDGSTTNKYGFAYSDDNTYAGGYERLSTDGGLTWSTESGGNRDLRFTVYK, from the coding sequence ATGAACAAAAGGATTCGCCGATTGCTGCTTGCCACGGTCGGAGCCGTGCTGCTGACCGGCTGTTTTATGCCGGGAGACAGGAGCGCATTCGCCGCCGAGACGGTGCCGGTAACCGTCACCCAAACGGGGGACATCGTTACGGCCGATAACGGCCTGCTGACTGTGACGTACGATTTGTCCGACGGGAAAGGGGACTTGAGAGCCGGGGATACGACGATTATGTCGGACTTTTACTCGGACTACAGGCTGGCGGGCAGCACAAGCCGCATCAGTTCGTTTGACGAGGGCACGCGGACGGCGGCCTGGACTCCGATCGGGAACGACCGCTACGGATACGGCGGTCAGAAGCTGACGATTACGAACACCCTTGCCTCCGGTTCGACCCTCGTATTAAATCTGTTGTTCTATGAGAATTTGCCTTATCTGCTAGCGGACATGAAGGTCGTAAGCGGCACAAGCCAGAGCATCGACTTGATGGAGCCGATAGCGGCGCCGAACCTGGATATCGGAGCAGGCGCGGACAAACGGATCTACACGACGCCTTACACCAATAACTTCGATTTCGGCGTTGCCCCCGTCAACGACTTCGGCAACAGCCAGAACGGTTACGAACGTCTGCCGGGCTATTCAGAAGAATGGACCGCTTTTAACGGCACGAGTTATTGGGTGGCCTCCGTCTTTGACAACTGGAGCAAACACGGCTTTGTAGCCGGGGCGGCAACCACGTTTAAATGGAAAAGCATGCAGCATTTAGGGCAGGCGGAAACGATGAATGGTCCGCTGACCCGCTTATCCGTCTACAACTCGGGCGGAAAGCAGAGCGGGACGGAGGTGTCGTCCGATTCCTTCTTCCTCGGTTATTTTGACGATTACCGTACGGGTCTCGAGACCTTCGGCAAGGTCTATGCCGCAGCAGAGCCGACGCTGGACTGGTTGGGGGATGTGCCGACAGGTTTCAACACCTGGTACGCCTACTACGACTATTCGTCGGCCGACTCCATGTATGCGATGACGGATTATTTTGCCGATCATTTGAAGTCGCTTGGTTATGAATACATGAATCTGGACTGCTGCTATCGGGGGGTTCAAGGGCAGGATATTGATCAGAGCCTGAAGCAGTTCGTCGATTACGTGCACGGGAAAGGCATGAAAGCCGGGACCTATTCCGCGCCGTTTGCGATCTGGGACGATTTGAATTCGACTGTGCCGGGGACCTCCTATACCTTCAGAGATATTGCGCTTAAGCACGAAAGCGGCCAGCCGATCAAATCTTATATCAATACTTATATCGTGGATGCGACGCATCCTGGCGGCCAGGCTTACCTGCACTGGGTGATTCACCGATATCACGTAACACCGGGCTTCGATTATGCCAAACTCGATTTTATAGACTTAGGCATGACCGACGGGGCGTTTTATGACTCGTCCAAGAACGGGATGCAGGCGTACCGGATCGGCATGGGCATTATCCGCGACGAGCTGGAGAGTGCGCCGCAACCGGTCTTTATCGACGAATCGATTGCCCCGCTGATGCCATCGGGCTACGCGCACGGCAGAAGATCCGGCGTCGATACGACGATCGGGCTGGAATCTTACCCGGGCATCGAACGGCAGGCCCTGAATACCGCCGCTTCCTGGTGGACCAACGGAACGCTGTATGATTACAATGATCCGGATATGCTGTTCCCGCAAAATGTCATCAACGGGTTTGACAGCATGACCCTGAACGAAGCGAAACTTCTGGCGACGACGGTCGTGATGGGCGGAGGCCATCTGCTCCTTGGCGATAACGTGCCTTTTATTTCGGAAGACCGGATGAAGATGATTGTCCAGAATCCGGATCTTCTTGCGCTGGCCAGGAAAGGGCTGGCGGCGAAGCCGGTGCAGATGACGAACTTTTATCATCACCTGGAGCATGCTCCGGCCGTGATTTATTTGACGGATGCAAACGGCGACCGCTATGTCGGCCTGTCCAACTGGGATATGAACCATACGGCTGAAGTCTCGTTCTCATCCGCGGATATCGGACTTGATCCTGATGCGGCTTATACTATGACCGAGCTGTACAGCCATACGAAGCTTGGTTCACTCTCCGGCAGCTATTCGCATACGCTGCAGCCCGGGGAATCTATGATCGTCAAGGTATCGGACGAGGAATCGGCACTGCCGCAGCCGCCTGTTAATTTGGCGCTGGGGAAAGAAGCGGCCGCTTCCTCAACCTGGTCTGCAGAAGCCGGTTTTGACGCTTCGAAGGTAACGGACGGCGATGTCGCCACCCGCTGGAGCGCGGAAGGGGGTACGGCTGACAACCAATGGATCGAAGTCAACTTTGGCGAAAGCACGGAGCTGAACCGGGTCGTGGTCAGCGAATACGGTTCCGGCAGCCAAAGTTTCCAGATTGAAACTTATGCGCTGCAATATTGGGACGGCTCTGCCTACAAGGGTCTAAAGAAGGAATATACGCTCGGCGACAACCGTGTGTTTGATTTCCCGGCGGTATCCACGACCAAGCTGCGGCTGTATGTGGAGAAAGCCCGGTTTATCCCGTCGATTGCCGAGATCGCGGCTTATAACGTGCCTGACAATACCGGTTTTGTCATTGACCAGGACAACAGCGGCGCGCCTTCATGGACCTATTCGGATATCCGCGATGTCGTGCAGCGGATGCAGACCTTTACGCTGATGCAGCCGGAGCTGCCAAGGCTGGACGTTTACCTGTATGAAAGTTACGCGAATAAAGTGCCGGAGGATACGCTTAACGTGGACGTAGTGGAACTGGATTCAAACGGGAATCCGGTGAAAAAGCTGTTCAGTTCTGCGCTCAATCCGAACAACATTCCGGGAGCGCCTGCGCCATATGCAGTATATCCGCGTTTGACGGGACTGGATACAAGCAAACAATACGGCTTCATTTTGCGCTCGCCCGGCACGCTGGAGGACGGTTCAACGACCAATAAATACGGTTTTGCCTACAGCGATGATAATACGTACGCCGGAGGTTACGAGCGGCTGTCCACGGACGGCGGGCTCACCTGGTCGACGGAGAGTGGAGGAAACCGCGATCTGAGATTTACAGTGTATAAATAA
- a CDS encoding AraC family transcriptional regulator, translating into MEIPVLRAAALIDAQVQSNYHIVHSIQHAYPLHSHDFYELFLVTSGRCIHRINGEEQPLETGAMAFVRPGDTHGYDYWGHEDCQFMNVNYYPEIVENAFAYFGNPGFAQKLKEGRKSPVVRLVSSDLEALSHKGRQMHLYTTTDKPKARTAARSLLTEALANFYYDYRDESGRTLPEWLDPLLIEMQKKENFTAGLGRLNELADRSVSHLNRIFKQYLQTTPTAYINQLRLSYARNLLLTTRLSILEVSLEAGFDNLSHFYHLFKKCYGLSPGKIRSG; encoded by the coding sequence ATGGAGATTCCTGTTCTGCGCGCCGCTGCACTTATCGACGCCCAGGTGCAGTCGAACTATCATATCGTCCATTCGATTCAGCATGCTTATCCGCTGCACAGCCATGATTTTTACGAGCTGTTCCTGGTTACTTCCGGCAGGTGCATCCACCGGATCAACGGGGAAGAACAGCCTTTGGAGACGGGGGCGATGGCTTTCGTCCGGCCCGGAGATACCCACGGCTACGATTACTGGGGACACGAGGACTGTCAGTTTATGAACGTCAATTATTATCCGGAAATTGTGGAGAACGCGTTCGCTTATTTCGGCAACCCGGGTTTTGCTCAGAAGCTGAAAGAAGGGCGGAAATCGCCTGTAGTCCGGCTTGTGTCCTCCGATCTGGAGGCCTTAAGCCACAAAGGAAGACAGATGCACCTGTATACGACGACGGACAAACCCAAAGCGCGGACGGCGGCCCGCAGCCTGCTGACCGAGGCGTTGGCGAATTTTTATTACGATTACCGGGACGAAAGCGGCAGAACCCTGCCGGAATGGCTTGATCCGCTGCTCATCGAAATGCAGAAGAAAGAAAACTTTACCGCAGGGCTGGGAAGGCTGAACGAGCTGGCGGACCGAAGCGTCAGCCATCTCAATCGCATTTTTAAACAATATCTGCAGACCACTCCCACGGCTTACATCAATCAGCTCCGGCTCAGTTATGCCAGAAATTTGCTGCTGACTACCCGGCTTTCTATCCTGGAAGTCTCGCTGGAGGCCGGTTTTGATAACCTAAGTCATTTCTATCATCTGTTCAAAAAATGTTATGGCCTGTCGCCGGGGAAAATCCGCAGCGGATGA